In a single window of the Caldilineales bacterium genome:
- the tkt gene encoding transketolase, whose amino-acid sequence MQSSRSFRAAVSGDLAERAVNTIRFLAADAVQQADSGHPGMPMGMADVAFVLWTQFLRHNPADPGWFDRDRFVLSAGHGSMLLYSLLHLTGYDLPLDELKRFRQWGSKTPGHPEYGHTPGVETTTGPLGQGAGMSVGMALAEAMLAARFNRPGHTLIDHYTYALVSDGDLMEGVSSEAASLAGHWRLGKLIWLYDDNGISIDGPTAISFSEDRAARFRAYGWETIAVDGHDRVAIAEAIAAAQAQGEHPTLILCRTHIGFGSPHRQDTSKAHGEPLGEAELAATKANLGWPAESRFFIPDDVLAHYRQAGADGTAMQAAWESRLAAYRAAYPAEAAHLERALAGDLPADLDAALPVFGPEVKQATRNLSGQTLAALAPVLPELVGGSADLTPSNKTDYKGVKDVQAGQFEGRYLRFGVREHGMGAILNGITLHGGLIPYGGTFLIFSDYMRPSIRLAALMGVRVIYIFSHDSIGLGEDGPTHQPIEQLPALRAIPNLAVVRPADGNETAQAWKLALGRRSGPTALLLTRQNTPTLSTPQQAQGVLRGGYVLSEPGEAAPEVVLVSSGSELELAVQAQAQLAEDGIAARVVSLPCWELFEAQPEPYRLEVFPPELPVVAIEAAAPFGWERYADRVIGIARFGASAPYQTIYEKFGITAAAVVEAARELVYEGE is encoded by the coding sequence ATGCAATCATCTCGTTCTTTTCGCGCTGCCGTCAGCGGCGATCTGGCCGAACGCGCGGTCAACACCATCCGTTTTCTCGCCGCCGACGCCGTGCAGCAGGCCGATAGCGGCCATCCGGGGATGCCCATGGGCATGGCCGATGTCGCCTTCGTGTTGTGGACGCAATTCCTGCGCCACAACCCCGCCGATCCGGGCTGGTTCGACCGCGACCGTTTTGTCCTCAGCGCCGGGCACGGCTCGATGCTGCTGTACTCGCTCCTTCACCTCACCGGCTACGACCTGCCGCTGGACGAACTCAAACGCTTTCGACAGTGGGGCAGCAAGACGCCCGGCCATCCTGAATACGGCCACACGCCCGGCGTGGAGACGACGACGGGGCCGCTGGGCCAGGGGGCGGGCATGTCGGTGGGGATGGCCCTGGCCGAGGCGATGCTGGCCGCCCGCTTCAACCGCCCCGGCCACACCCTGATCGACCACTACACCTACGCCCTGGTCTCGGACGGCGACCTGATGGAGGGCGTCTCCTCGGAGGCGGCGTCGTTGGCCGGGCACTGGCGGCTGGGCAAGCTGATCTGGCTGTATGACGACAACGGCATCAGCATCGACGGCCCCACCGCGATCAGCTTCAGCGAAGACCGCGCCGCCCGTTTCCGGGCCTACGGTTGGGAGACCATTGCCGTGGACGGGCACGACCGCGTCGCCATCGCCGAGGCGATAGCTGCGGCCCAGGCCCAGGGCGAGCACCCCACCCTCATCCTCTGCCGCACCCACATCGGTTTCGGCTCACCCCACCGCCAGGACACCTCCAAAGCCCACGGCGAACCGCTGGGCGAGGCCGAGCTGGCCGCGACCAAAGCCAACCTGGGCTGGCCGGCCGAGTCGCGCTTCTTCATCCCCGACGATGTGTTGGCGCACTACCGGCAGGCAGGGGCCGATGGGACGGCGATGCAGGCAGCCTGGGAGTCGCGGCTGGCCGCCTACCGCGCCGCCTATCCCGCCGAGGCCGCCCACCTGGAGCGCGCCCTGGCCGGAGACCTGCCCGCCGATCTGGATGCGGCCCTGCCGGTCTTCGGCCCAGAGGTGAAACAGGCCACCCGCAATCTCTCCGGCCAGACGCTGGCCGCCCTGGCCCCGGTGCTGCCTGAGCTGGTTGGCGGCTCGGCCGACCTCACGCCCTCGAACAAGACCGATTACAAGGGGGTGAAGGATGTGCAGGCGGGCCAGTTCGAGGGCCGTTATCTGCGTTTTGGCGTGCGCGAGCACGGCATGGGCGCCATTCTCAACGGCATCACCTTGCACGGCGGCCTCATCCCCTACGGCGGCACCTTCCTGATCTTCAGCGACTACATGCGGCCCAGCATCCGCCTGGCGGCGCTGATGGGCGTGCGCGTGATCTACATCTTCAGCCATGACAGCATCGGCCTGGGCGAGGATGGCCCCACCCACCAGCCCATCGAGCAGTTGCCGGCTCTGCGCGCCATCCCCAACCTGGCGGTGGTGCGCCCTGCCGATGGCAACGAGACCGCCCAGGCCTGGAAGCTGGCCCTGGGCCGGCGTAGCGGCCCCACCGCCCTGCTCCTCACCCGCCAAAACACGCCCACCCTGAGCACGCCGCAGCAGGCGCAAGGCGTCTTGCGCGGGGGCTATGTCCTGTCCGAGCCGGGCGAGGCGGCGCCGGAGGTGGTGTTGGTCAGTTCGGGTTCCGAGCTGGAGCTGGCGGTGCAGGCGCAGGCGCAGCTGGCCGAGGATGGCATCGCGGCGCGGGTGGTCAGCCTGCCCTGCTGGGAGTTGTTCGAGGCTCAGCCCGAACCCTATCGGCTGGAGGTTTTCCCGCCCGAGCTGCCGGTGGTGGCCATCGAGGCCGCCGCTCCCTTCGGCTGGGAACGCTACGCCGACCGGGTGATCGGCATCGCCCGTTTTGGCGCTTCCGCCCCCTACCAGACGATCTACGAGAAGTTTGGCATCACCGCGGCGGCGGTGGTGGAGGCGGCGCGGGAGTTGGTGTACGAGGGGGAGTAG
- a CDS encoding SIR2 family protein → MEIISFEGEEMQPTDADQGPVAALAGKIREDKVLPIVGVCFTNDLTFTSHDSLVSGWAKRASYPDAADKTNLSIARISQFARYNEAGGAMREEAAVKKSYLDFLKDALVVVASRKNGVTEQAIKEVKAQKKTLTVSAAADRFDLPSLSEPDANPLLLLASLPLSIYLTTSYHRQLEAAIKQTRGVEAATEICRWHPALHSIPSPFDSADYDPKQRPLVYHLHGCDDWPESLVLTVDDHLDFLAAISRDVSADQSQKPAVHPRIKDALTLRSLAMIGYRPNDWDFRVLFRGLIKPSIKEGIEVSRVAIQLERDESAKIYLQRYLTQAAFDVIEEDPTQFIHELFEKYAAEAN, encoded by the coding sequence ATGGAAATCATCAGTTTCGAAGGCGAAGAGATGCAACCGACGGACGCCGATCAAGGCCCTGTTGCTGCCCTGGCCGGCAAGATCAGAGAGGACAAAGTTCTCCCCATCGTCGGCGTCTGTTTCACCAACGACCTCACCTTCACCAGCCACGACAGCCTGGTCAGCGGCTGGGCCAAACGGGCCAGTTACCCTGATGCCGCCGACAAGACCAACCTCAGCATCGCCCGCATTTCTCAATTCGCTCGCTACAACGAGGCTGGCGGGGCAATGCGCGAAGAAGCGGCCGTCAAGAAATCCTATCTGGACTTCCTCAAGGATGCCCTGGTGGTGGTGGCAAGCCGTAAAAACGGGGTCACTGAACAGGCGATCAAGGAAGTCAAAGCTCAGAAGAAGACGCTGACCGTCTCTGCGGCGGCGGATCGTTTCGACTTGCCGAGTCTGTCCGAACCGGATGCCAACCCCTTGTTGCTGCTGGCCAGTTTGCCCCTCTCCATCTATCTGACCACCAGCTATCACCGCCAGTTGGAGGCGGCCATCAAACAGACGCGCGGGGTCGAAGCCGCGACCGAGATCTGTCGCTGGCATCCGGCTCTGCACAGCATTCCGTCTCCATTCGATAGCGCCGACTATGACCCCAAACAGCGGCCATTGGTCTACCACTTGCACGGTTGTGACGACTGGCCAGAGTCGCTGGTGCTGACGGTGGATGACCATCTGGACTTCCTGGCTGCCATTTCTCGCGATGTCAGCGCCGACCAATCCCAGAAGCCGGCCGTACACCCGCGCATCAAGGATGCCCTCACCCTGCGCTCGTTGGCCATGATCGGCTATCGTCCCAACGATTGGGATTTTCGGGTGCTCTTCCGCGGTTTGATCAAACCTTCGATCAAAGAAGGGATCGAGGTGTCGCGGGTCGCCATTCAGCTTGAGCGCGACGAAAGCGCCAAAATCTACTTGCAGCGTTATCTGACCCAGGCTGCATTCGATGTCATCGAGGAAGACCCGACTCAGTTCATCCATGAGCTGTTCGAGAAATACGCGGCAGAGGCGAATTGA
- a CDS encoding formylglycine-generating enzyme family protein: MPSQRQLLEDEMRQIQARLQTNKQLVQELRQGEITAGVVEAAKARVEIKQREEQIQADLRRLGELEAEHGVAAGPGLEAEPECPRLPFESEMTPIPEGTFCMGSESANESPPHDIRLAGYCIGVFPVTNKEYADFLKARPSVSPPARNWLMRKPPKNIEDHPVVNVSWREARAYCDWLNEKSGRDKSGPHYRLPTEAEWERAARGRLNTRFPWGDEWRDGVCNMGGGGTTPVRQFPEGASTFGCMDMMGNAEEWTQTIWGSQDAVSDFPYPYRSDDGREDPDAARYTVIVRRIVRGGSYASQPGGVTNATRRGAPEEDRLPNRGFRVAMEIPPTNKV, translated from the coding sequence ATGCCCAGCCAACGCCAATTGCTAGAAGACGAAATGCGCCAGATTCAGGCGCGCCTGCAAACCAACAAGCAACTTGTGCAAGAGCTGCGCCAGGGCGAGATCACGGCCGGTGTTGTCGAAGCGGCTAAGGCGCGGGTCGAGATCAAACAGCGCGAGGAGCAAATCCAAGCTGACCTGCGGCGGCTGGGCGAGTTGGAGGCTGAGCACGGGGTCGCGGCAGGGCCCGGGCTGGAGGCAGAGCCGGAGTGTCCGCGGCTGCCGTTCGAGTCGGAGATGACGCCGATCCCCGAAGGTACATTCTGCATGGGCAGCGAGAGCGCCAACGAATCCCCACCGCACGATATAAGGTTGGCGGGCTATTGCATCGGTGTGTTTCCGGTGACCAACAAAGAGTACGCCGACTTCCTCAAGGCTCGGCCCAGTGTGTCGCCGCCTGCCCGCAACTGGCTGATGCGCAAACCGCCTAAAAATATCGAGGACCATCCGGTGGTGAATGTGAGCTGGCGCGAGGCCCGCGCCTACTGCGATTGGCTGAACGAGAAATCGGGCCGGGATAAGAGCGGCCCTCACTATCGCCTGCCCACCGAAGCTGAATGGGAAAGGGCGGCGCGCGGGCGGCTGAACACCCGCTTTCCCTGGGGAGATGAGTGGCGCGACGGCGTCTGCAACATGGGCGGGGGCGGCACGACGCCCGTCCGCCAGTTTCCTGAGGGGGCAAGTACGTTTGGCTGTATGGATATGATGGGCAATGCCGAAGAGTGGACGCAGACGATCTGGGGCAGCCAGGATGCCGTGAGTGATTTCCCCTATCCCTATCGCAGTGACGATGGCCGCGAAGACCCCGACGCCGCCCGCTACACTGTCATTGTTCGCCGCATCGTGCGCGGTGGTTCCTATGCCAGCCAACCCGGCGGCGTGACCAATGCCACCCGCCGTGGCGCCCCCGAAGAAGATCGCTTGCCGAACCGTGGCTTTCGCGTGGCGATGGAAATCCCCCCAACCAACAAGGTCTAG